In a single window of the Pseudodesulfovibrio profundus genome:
- a CDS encoding glucokinase — translation MVKILAADIGGTNSRFAVFESTDGELKMEDSIWLQTHDVESFPLLLEQLWDSDFSGTPGSFDSITLAVAGAVSHERKSRYLPNIPWEIDLDEVDFGTSNAALINDFAAQAYACRTSAINDSHTIQKGEAEPDSVIAVIGAGTGLGYSALLPSKSEWTALASEGGHMAFPFNGQEEFAYAEFNRRESKRNWPEGDSVVTGLGLRLLHKYLTGNDLSPKEISEVVTPESETTKWYARFYGRACRDWALSTMCYGGIYIAGGIASKNKLFVDSPDFLAEFHNSHVYESFLHTVPVILNVNEESGLYGAAFYASQLRKSR, via the coding sequence ATGGTAAAAATATTGGCTGCGGATATAGGCGGAACTAACAGCCGGTTCGCAGTATTTGAAAGCACTGACGGAGAGTTGAAGATGGAAGATTCCATCTGGCTCCAAACACATGACGTCGAATCGTTTCCCCTGTTGCTTGAGCAGCTTTGGGATAGTGACTTCTCTGGGACTCCAGGCTCTTTTGACAGTATCACTCTGGCTGTTGCGGGAGCAGTCTCACACGAAAGGAAAAGTCGCTACCTCCCAAACATTCCATGGGAGATAGATTTGGATGAAGTCGATTTTGGTACATCCAATGCTGCCTTGATAAATGATTTCGCAGCGCAGGCGTATGCATGCAGAACTTCAGCCATTAATGATTCCCACACAATTCAGAAAGGGGAGGCAGAGCCAGACTCTGTTATTGCAGTAATCGGCGCTGGGACCGGTCTGGGGTATTCAGCTTTGTTGCCGAGCAAGTCGGAATGGACCGCTCTTGCATCAGAAGGCGGTCATATGGCTTTCCCGTTCAATGGGCAGGAAGAGTTCGCCTATGCAGAGTTCAACAGGCGGGAAAGTAAGCGGAACTGGCCCGAGGGCGACAGTGTTGTAACCGGCCTTGGGTTGCGGCTTCTTCATAAGTACCTGACGGGCAACGACCTTTCTCCCAAAGAAATCTCAGAGGTAGTAACCCCGGAAAGCGAGACCACCAAATGGTACGCTCGTTTTTATGGCAGAGCCTGTCGCGACTGGGCTTTATCCACCATGTGCTATGGGGGAATCTACATTGCCGGAGGAATTGCTTCAAAGAATAAACTGTTTGTCGATTCTCCGGATTTCCTTGCTGAATTTCATAATTCTCATGTCTATGAATCCTTTCTCCATACTGTTCCGGTGATATTGAATGTTAACGAGGAAAGTGGGCTGTATGGAGCAGCTTTT